In the bacterium genome, one interval contains:
- a CDS encoding DUF1844 domain-containing protein, which produces MGSEERDSDKPFKVQDRRRFSATGEARAESEAAPAEPAPAAAPEPPPAAPAAEAPSHHEHAHAELSFATFVISLSTQALALLGEIPDPVQGRTAVDLEGARQFIDILGILQDKTRGNLDAREAALLEGALYDLRMKYVERANR; this is translated from the coding sequence ATGGGAAGCGAGGAACGGGACTCCGACAAGCCCTTCAAGGTGCAGGATCGGCGGCGATTCTCCGCCACCGGCGAGGCGCGGGCCGAGAGCGAGGCCGCGCCGGCCGAACCAGCGCCGGCCGCCGCCCCCGAGCCGCCCCCCGCCGCGCCCGCCGCTGAAGCGCCCTCGCACCACGAGCACGCGCACGCCGAGCTGTCCTTCGCCACCTTCGTGATCAGCCTCAGCACGCAGGCGCTGGCGCTCCTCGGTGAGATCCCCGATCCGGTGCAGGGCCGGACCGCGGTCGATCTCGAGGGAGCGCGGCAGTTCATCGACATCCTGGGCATTCTGCAGGACAAGACCCGCGGCAATCTCGACGCCCGGGAAGCGGCGCTGCTGGAAGGCGCCCTGTATGATCTACGCATGAAATACGTCGAGCGCGCCAACCGCTGA
- a CDS encoding DegQ family serine endoprotease, with product MHSQSRQRRVRVAVRSALVAVALAITAGFGAPAHAIRFWGNEEPSPAAEQAPQPAAPDASSAPATSTGGAAGSLPNFADLAEQLRPAVVNISTVATETSGPQGPIPHGFGGPRGPGGPGGPGGGGDPNEQYREFWEPFERYFGQPRKQKQRSLGSGFVIDADGLIVTNNHVVENADEIVVQTATDKEYKAKVVGRDQKTDLAVIRIDPNGEKLTPVRLGDSDKLRVGDWIFAIGNPFGLSNTVTAGIVSAKGRFIGQGSYDDFIQTDAAINPGNSGGPLVNLRGEVVGINSAIYSRSGGNIGIGFAIPINLAKELIPQLKDKGKVVRGWLGVYIQKVTPEIAESLKLDSSHGALVADVMNDTPAGEAGVQVGDVIVEFDGHPVKESTDLPLLVARTPIGKRAEMRIVRDGVEKTLTVTVGELKEEEVAVAAGGSSELGIAVQNLTPEIAESLGIDPKTKGVVVAGIEQGSPADDAGLQRGDVILEVNRSPVANEAAYKKALKKLEKGKSALLLVRRGDNTIFMALKPSKDAQE from the coding sequence ATGCATTCGCAGTCGCGCCAGCGCCGCGTCCGAGTGGCCGTGCGCTCGGCGCTCGTCGCCGTCGCACTCGCCATCACCGCCGGCTTCGGCGCACCCGCCCACGCCATCCGCTTCTGGGGCAACGAGGAGCCGTCGCCGGCGGCCGAGCAGGCGCCCCAGCCCGCCGCCCCCGACGCGTCGAGCGCGCCGGCGACCTCGACCGGCGGCGCGGCCGGATCCCTGCCCAACTTCGCCGATCTCGCCGAGCAGTTGCGGCCGGCCGTGGTCAACATCTCGACCGTCGCCACCGAGACCTCGGGCCCGCAGGGTCCGATCCCGCACGGGTTTGGCGGGCCGAGAGGCCCGGGAGGCCCCGGCGGGCCGGGCGGTGGCGGTGATCCCAACGAGCAGTACCGCGAGTTCTGGGAGCCGTTCGAGCGCTATTTCGGCCAACCGCGCAAGCAGAAGCAGCGCAGCCTCGGCTCCGGATTCGTCATCGATGCCGATGGCCTGATCGTCACCAATAACCACGTCGTGGAAAACGCCGACGAGATCGTCGTCCAGACCGCCACCGACAAGGAGTACAAGGCCAAGGTCGTGGGCCGCGACCAGAAGACCGACCTCGCCGTGATCCGCATCGACCCCAATGGCGAGAAGCTCACGCCGGTGAGACTCGGCGACTCCGACAAGCTGCGGGTCGGCGACTGGATCTTCGCCATCGGCAACCCGTTCGGCCTCAGCAACACCGTCACCGCCGGCATCGTCAGCGCCAAGGGCCGCTTCATCGGTCAGGGCAGCTATGACGACTTCATCCAGACCGACGCCGCCATCAATCCCGGCAACTCGGGCGGCCCGCTGGTCAACCTCAGGGGCGAGGTGGTGGGCATCAACTCCGCCATCTACAGCCGCTCCGGCGGCAACATCGGCATCGGCTTCGCCATCCCCATCAACCTCGCGAAGGAGCTGATCCCGCAGCTCAAGGACAAGGGGAAGGTCGTCCGCGGCTGGCTCGGCGTCTACATTCAGAAGGTCACGCCGGAGATCGCCGAGTCGCTCAAGCTGGACTCGTCGCACGGCGCACTGGTCGCCGACGTGATGAACGACACCCCCGCGGGCGAGGCGGGCGTGCAGGTCGGCGACGTCATCGTCGAGTTCGACGGACACCCGGTGAAGGAATCCACCGACCTGCCGCTGCTCGTGGCGCGCACGCCGATCGGCAAGCGGGCCGAGATGCGGATCGTGCGCGACGGCGTCGAGAAGACCCTGACCGTCACGGTCGGCGAGCTGAAGGAGGAGGAAGTGGCGGTCGCCGCCGGTGGCTCCTCCGAGCTCGGCATCGCGGTGCAGAACCTGACCCCCGAGATCGCCGAGAGCCTCGGCATCGATCCCAAGACCAAGGGCGTGGTCGTCGCCGGCATCGAACAGGGCAGCCCGGCCGATGACGCCGGCCTGCAGCGCGGCGACGTCATCCTCGAGGTCAACCGCTCCCCGGTCGCCAACGAGGCCGCCTACAAGAAGGCGCTCAAGAAGCTCGAAAAGGGCAAGAGCGCGCTGCTGCTGGTCCGCCGCGGCGACAACACGATCTTCATGGCGCTCAAGCCATCGAAGGACGCGCAGGAGTAA
- a CDS encoding PBP1A family penicillin-binding protein: protein MRRWRRALGIVAAAGAVLLLVAAVIALPILHALDRQVVETLNGRRWDFPSRIYSDAFLLYPGLDLTAAGFLDRLQRLGYRRAEGPAPLRKGDYRQTSDGFDLVLHDLAYPGEPPSEHAVHLTVDGGVLTAMRDPRSGEELFSLQLEPEVVSGLFDTTFEARREVHLDALPPLLPRAVLLVEDRRFYEHHGIDPMGILRAAATNVRSGGVVQGGSTLTQQLIKNFFLSEERTLRRKLTEATMALLVERRYEKNEILDAYLNEIYLGQNGVQGVFGVWEAAQFYFARRPDELTVGEIALLAGMIRAPNLYSPFRWPDRARARRDVVLGLLRDDGAIDEAQYRAALAEPLPRAPRLATGNAAPYFVDYLRGELESAYPGELLTTRGLGISTSLDVELQQQAVEAVRDGLAELERRHPALTADPSRRVQAALIALRPQTGGVIAMVGGRDYAASQFNRATQAHRQPGSVFKPIVFLAAYERAERDGEPLTARTELLDAPFDWRYDGQVWRPANYGNRYLGLVPARTALEQSLNAATARLAERTGLPAIIDAARRAGIDSPLPEVPSVVLGAAEVTPFEVAQVYAVLANQGLRATARAITKVVDRQGQVVERHPLAVTRAASPEAAFLVTYLMQGVLDRGTGRAARSRGFTRPAAGKTGTTNDGRDAWFAGFTPDLVAVVWVGFDDGEPLGMTGAEAALPIWTAFMQSATAGSPPSDFVPPAGVALVRIDPYTGGIATARCPDTVLEAFPRGREPTAPCPAHSDTAPTPSPS from the coding sequence ATGAGGCGGTGGCGCCGCGCGCTGGGCATCGTCGCCGCCGCCGGCGCGGTCCTGCTCCTCGTCGCGGCGGTCATCGCCCTCCCGATCCTCCATGCGCTCGACCGGCAGGTCGTCGAGACCCTCAACGGCCGCCGCTGGGATTTTCCGTCGCGCATCTACAGCGATGCCTTCCTGCTCTATCCCGGCCTCGACCTGACGGCGGCCGGCTTCCTCGACCGCCTGCAGCGCCTCGGCTATCGCCGCGCCGAGGGGCCGGCGCCGCTGCGCAAGGGCGACTACCGCCAGACCAGCGACGGCTTCGACCTCGTCCTGCACGACCTCGCTTATCCGGGCGAGCCGCCGAGCGAGCACGCCGTCCACCTCACCGTCGACGGCGGCGTGCTCACCGCGATGCGCGATCCGCGCTCGGGCGAGGAGCTGTTCTCGCTGCAGCTCGAACCGGAAGTCGTCAGCGGCCTGTTCGACACCACGTTCGAGGCGCGCCGCGAGGTCCACCTCGACGCCCTGCCGCCGCTGCTGCCACGCGCCGTGCTGCTGGTCGAGGATCGGCGCTTCTACGAGCACCATGGCATCGATCCGATGGGCATCCTGCGCGCCGCCGCCACCAACGTGCGCAGCGGCGGCGTCGTCCAGGGCGGCTCGACCCTCACCCAGCAGCTCATCAAGAATTTCTTCCTCAGCGAGGAGCGCACCCTGCGGCGCAAGCTCACCGAGGCGACGATGGCGCTGCTGGTCGAGCGCCGCTACGAGAAGAACGAGATCCTCGACGCCTATCTGAACGAGATCTACCTCGGCCAGAACGGCGTGCAGGGCGTCTTCGGCGTCTGGGAGGCGGCGCAGTTCTACTTCGCGCGCCGCCCCGACGAGCTCACGGTCGGCGAGATCGCCCTCCTCGCCGGCATGATCCGCGCCCCGAATCTCTATTCGCCGTTCCGCTGGCCCGATCGGGCGCGCGCCCGCCGCGACGTCGTCCTCGGCCTGCTGCGCGACGACGGCGCCATCGACGAGGCGCAGTATCGCGCCGCGCTCGCCGAGCCGCTGCCGCGCGCGCCGCGGCTGGCGACCGGCAATGCCGCGCCCTATTTCGTCGACTACCTGCGCGGCGAGCTGGAGAGCGCCTATCCGGGCGAGCTGCTGACGACGCGCGGCCTCGGCATCTCCACCAGCCTCGACGTCGAGCTGCAGCAACAGGCCGTGGAGGCCGTGCGCGACGGGCTCGCCGAGCTCGAGCGTCGGCATCCGGCCCTCACCGCCGACCCGAGCCGCCGCGTCCAGGCCGCGTTGATCGCGCTGCGGCCGCAGACCGGTGGCGTCATCGCGATGGTCGGCGGCCGCGACTACGCCGCCTCGCAGTTCAACCGCGCCACCCAGGCGCACCGCCAGCCGGGGTCGGTGTTCAAGCCGATCGTCTTCCTCGCCGCCTACGAGCGCGCCGAGCGCGACGGTGAACCGCTCACCGCCCGCACCGAGCTGCTCGATGCGCCCTTCGACTGGCGCTATGACGGCCAGGTCTGGCGACCGGCCAACTACGGCAACCGCTACCTCGGGCTCGTGCCGGCCCGCACCGCGCTCGAGCAGTCCCTGAACGCGGCGACCGCCCGCCTCGCCGAGCGCACCGGATTGCCGGCGATCATCGACGCGGCCCGCCGCGCCGGCATCGACAGCCCGCTGCCCGAGGTGCCGTCGGTCGTCCTCGGCGCCGCCGAGGTGACGCCGTTCGAGGTGGCGCAGGTCTATGCCGTGCTCGCCAACCAGGGCCTGCGCGCCACCGCCCGCGCCATCACCAAGGTCGTCGATCGCCAGGGCCAGGTGGTCGAACGCCACCCGCTCGCCGTCACGCGCGCCGCCAGTCCCGAAGCGGCCTTTCTCGTCACCTACCTGATGCAGGGCGTGCTCGACCGCGGCACCGGCCGCGCCGCCCGCAGTCGGGGCTTCACCCGGCCGGCGGCGGGCAAGACCGGCACCACCAACGACGGCCGCGACGCCTGGTTCGCCGGCTTCACGCCCGACCTGGTCGCCGTCGTGTGGGTCGGCTTCGACGACGGCGAGCCGCTCGGCATGACCGGCGCCGAGGCCGCGCTGCCGATCTGGACCGCCTTCATGCAGTCGGCAACCGCGGGCTCGCCGCCATCGGACTTCGTGCCGCCGGCCGGTGTTGCCTTGGTGCGGATCGACCCATACACGGGAGGCATCGCCACCGCGCGCTGCCCCGACACCGTGCTCGAGGCCTTCCCGCGCGGCCGCGAGCCGACCGCGCCATGCCCCGCCCACAGCGACACCGCTCCCACGCCCTCGCCGTCCTGA
- a CDS encoding tetratricopeptide repeat protein gives MPRPQRHRSHALAVLSVLACALAGCRPRVAPLPLDADPDPPPRVVPHDEPRPTVASRSFSEEDLPEMAATTPPPTETPEPAVGGAANGPATGAIPPATGQPTPATSALPSPLDTIRPDTPPNVAAATRLADAARVRLAAGDDAAALEQLERAIAIDPTNPYAYFFLAQVHFRTRSYDQAIAFADRAAALSAGTSPEWTCRARVLQGNAYEAAGRFADARQAYLRAAQASPGNPAALAGLARTSGGSPP, from the coding sequence ATGCCCCGCCCACAGCGACACCGCTCCCACGCCCTCGCCGTCCTGAGCGTGCTCGCCTGTGCCCTGGCGGGGTGCCGGCCGCGGGTCGCGCCGCTTCCCCTCGATGCCGATCCCGATCCGCCACCGCGCGTGGTGCCGCACGACGAACCGCGGCCGACGGTCGCGTCGCGCTCGTTCTCGGAGGAGGATCTGCCGGAAATGGCCGCGACGACTCCGCCCCCGACCGAGACACCGGAGCCGGCGGTCGGCGGTGCGGCCAATGGACCCGCGACGGGCGCGATCCCGCCCGCCACCGGCCAGCCGACTCCGGCGACGTCCGCCCTGCCGTCGCCGCTCGACACCATCCGCCCCGACACCCCGCCCAACGTCGCGGCCGCGACCCGCCTCGCCGACGCGGCGCGCGTCCGCCTCGCCGCCGGCGACGATGCCGCGGCGCTCGAGCAACTCGAGCGCGCCATCGCCATCGACCCCACCAACCCCTACGCCTACTTCTTCCTCGCCCAGGTCCACTTCCGCACCCGCAGCTACGACCAGGCCATCGCCTTCGCCGACCGCGCCGCCGCGCTCAGCGCCGGCACCTCCCCCGAGTGGACGTGCCGCGCCCGGGTCCTGCAGGGCAATGCCTACGAGGCCGCCGGCCGTTTCGCCGACGCGCGCCAGGCGTACCTGCGCGCGGCGCAGGCGTCGCCCGGCAATCCCGCGGCGCTCGCCGGGCTCGCCCGCACCAGCGGCGGCAGCCCGCCATGA
- the tsaD gene encoding tRNA (adenosine(37)-N6)-threonylcarbamoyltransferase complex transferase subunit TsaD, translating into MRLLAIESSCDDTAAAVLEDGAVRSSIVASQDDVHREYGGVVPELASRSHIRAITPTIARALADAGAALDDIDAVAATYGPGLVGSLLVGLCAAKAIAYARRLPFIGVNHLEGHLLSVQLEQVVAFPYVALLVSGGHTSLYLARALGDYELLGATRDDAAGEAFDKVAKLLGLGYPGGRVLDALARRGDAEAIRFPRARLKPAGRRRFDFSFSGIKTAVALHVREHGADEEDHPDIAASFQEAVIDMLLEQSFAAADACNAERLVLAGGVSANSRLRARAAAAAGERGIDLVIPSLRYCTDNAAMIGLAAHHRLARGERDDLTLNATAVADLTQPRPLTP; encoded by the coding sequence ATGAGGCTGCTCGCGATCGAGAGCTCCTGCGACGACACCGCGGCGGCGGTGCTCGAGGACGGCGCGGTGCGCTCGAGCATCGTCGCCTCGCAGGACGACGTCCACCGCGAGTACGGCGGCGTCGTGCCGGAGCTGGCGTCGCGCAGCCACATCCGCGCCATCACCCCGACGATCGCCCGGGCGCTCGCCGACGCGGGAGCGGCCCTCGACGACATCGATGCCGTCGCCGCGACCTACGGACCCGGCCTGGTGGGCTCCCTGTTGGTCGGCCTCTGCGCCGCCAAGGCGATCGCCTACGCGCGCCGCCTGCCCTTCATCGGCGTCAACCACCTCGAGGGACACCTGCTCTCGGTGCAGCTCGAGCAGGTCGTCGCCTTCCCCTACGTGGCGCTGCTCGTCTCCGGCGGCCACACCAGTCTCTACCTGGCACGCGCCCTCGGCGACTACGAGCTGCTCGGCGCCACCCGCGACGATGCCGCCGGCGAGGCGTTCGACAAGGTCGCCAAGCTGCTCGGCCTCGGATACCCGGGCGGCCGCGTGCTCGACGCGCTGGCGCGACGCGGCGACGCCGAGGCGATCCGCTTTCCGCGCGCCCGCCTGAAGCCGGCCGGCCGGCGCCGCTTCGACTTCAGCTTCAGCGGCATCAAGACGGCGGTCGCGCTGCACGTGCGCGAGCACGGCGCCGACGAGGAGGACCACCCCGATATCGCCGCCAGCTTCCAGGAGGCGGTGATCGACATGCTGCTCGAGCAGTCGTTCGCCGCCGCCGACGCCTGCAACGCCGAGCGGCTGGTGCTCGCCGGCGGCGTATCCGCCAACTCGCGCCTGCGCGCCCGCGCGGCCGCCGCGGCCGGCGAGCGCGGCATCGACCTCGTCATTCCCTCGCTGCGCTACTGCACCGACAACGCGGCGATGATCGGCCTCGCCGCCCACCACCGGCTGGCGCGCGGCGAGCGCGATGACCTGACGCTCAACGCCACCGCCGTCGCCGATCTCACCCAGCCGCGCCCGCTCACGCCGTGA
- the rsmA gene encoding ribosomal RNA small subunit methyltransferase A, which yields MTAPFARKRFGQHFLVQPGIAERIVELAALRGDERVLEIGPGRGALTALLAARCARLVLVEVDRDLAAALRTRFAGTPHVELIEGDVLRLDLAEVLGRDAPATVIANLPYNISTPVLMQLLGTPELFGRLVLMLQREVAERLCAAPGGKTYGALSVVVQAIAEARIALRVPARAFAPVPKVESAVVVITPRRPPPLDAARRRALRGVVRTAFARRRKQLVNVIAPLSDDPRRALTALGLDPRARPETLTPAQFVQLADALDAVAGDSETP from the coding sequence GTGACCGCCCCGTTCGCGCGCAAGCGCTTCGGCCAGCACTTCCTCGTCCAACCCGGCATCGCCGAGCGCATCGTCGAGCTCGCGGCGCTGCGCGGCGACGAGCGCGTGCTCGAGATCGGCCCCGGGCGCGGCGCCCTGACGGCGCTGCTGGCGGCGCGCTGTGCCCGCCTGGTGCTGGTCGAGGTCGACCGCGATCTCGCCGCCGCGCTGCGCACCCGCTTCGCCGGCACTCCGCACGTCGAGCTGATCGAGGGCGACGTCCTGCGCCTCGACCTCGCCGAGGTGCTCGGCCGCGACGCGCCGGCGACGGTCATCGCCAACCTGCCGTACAACATCTCGACGCCGGTGCTCATGCAGCTCCTCGGCACGCCGGAGCTGTTCGGGCGCCTGGTGCTGATGCTGCAGCGCGAGGTCGCCGAGCGCCTGTGCGCGGCGCCCGGCGGCAAGACGTACGGCGCGCTGTCGGTCGTCGTGCAGGCGATCGCCGAGGCGCGGATCGCGCTGCGCGTGCCGGCCCGTGCCTTCGCGCCGGTGCCGAAGGTCGAGTCGGCGGTGGTGGTGATCACGCCGCGCCGCCCGCCGCCGCTCGACGCGGCGCGGCGCCGCGCCCTGCGCGGCGTCGTGCGCACCGCCTTCGCCCGCCGCCGCAAGCAGCTCGTGAACGTCATCGCCCCGCTCAGCGACGATCCGCGCCGCGCGCTGACGGCCCTCGGGCTCGATCCGCGGGCGCGCCCGGAGACGCTGACGCCGGCGCAGTTCGTCCAGCTCGCCGATGCGCTCGATGCCGTGGCCGGCGACAGCGAGACCCCCTGA
- the mutM gene encoding bifunctional DNA-formamidopyrimidine glycosylase/DNA-(apurinic or apyrimidinic site) lyase, translated as MPELPEVETTRRSLLADVVGARVVDVTVREYRLRRPLAGDFAAQMRGRTVTDIERRGKYLLFTLDDDRVLLVHLGMSGSLCLTASATRPARHDHVAIALDRGRQLVFNDPRRFGLMRIGRRDELGELRAVGPDPLADAPTLAEWRALTRRRAPIKCVLMDQRALGGVGNIYASEALFQAGVRPRRRASALTRAELARLADALRAVLERAVALGGSSISDYRDGNGNPGYFQVHHAVYDRAGQPCGACGALIKRIVLAGRSTFYCPRCQR; from the coding sequence ATGCCGGAGCTGCCGGAGGTCGAGACGACGCGCCGCTCGCTGCTCGCCGACGTCGTCGGCGCCCGCGTCGTCGACGTCACGGTGCGCGAATACCGTCTCCGCCGCCCGCTGGCCGGCGATTTCGCGGCGCAGATGCGCGGCCGGACGGTCACCGACATCGAGCGGCGCGGCAAGTACCTGCTCTTCACGCTCGACGACGATCGCGTCCTGCTCGTCCACCTCGGCATGAGCGGCAGCCTGTGCCTCACCGCGAGCGCGACGCGGCCGGCTCGCCACGACCACGTGGCCATCGCGCTCGACCGCGGCCGCCAGCTCGTCTTCAATGATCCGCGCCGCTTCGGCCTCATGCGGATCGGACGACGCGACGAGCTCGGCGAGCTGCGCGCCGTCGGCCCCGATCCCCTGGCCGACGCGCCGACGCTCGCCGAGTGGCGGGCGCTCACTCGCCGCCGGGCGCCGATCAAGTGCGTGCTGATGGACCAGCGCGCGCTCGGCGGGGTCGGCAACATCTACGCCAGCGAAGCCCTGTTCCAGGCCGGCGTGCGCCCGCGCCGGCGCGCTTCGGCGCTGACCCGAGCCGAGCTGGCGCGCCTGGCCGACGCGCTGCGCGCGGTGCTCGAACGGGCGGTCGCCCTCGGCGGCAGCTCGATCTCCGACTACCGCGACGGCAACGGCAACCCCGGCTATTTCCAGGTGCATCACGCCGTCTACGACCGCGCCGGCCAGCCCTGCGGCGCCTGCGGCGCCCTGATCAAACGCATCGTCCTGGCCGGCCGCAGCACCTTCTACTGCCCGCGCTGCCAGAGGTGA
- a CDS encoding SDR family oxidoreductase, with protein MRLKDQVAIVTGGGQGIGRAYALRFAREGATVVVADINLEHAQAVAAEAEGSGAPGVAIRVDVSDETSCHALATATVERFGRIDVLVNNAAIFHGLDRGNQSLDYFNKILSVNMTGVWLMTRAVERTMKHQRRGKIINQSSTAAYMSNVGFIDTSNPDQPSPPFHYSLAKLGVSGLTKFFAGALGPFGINVNAICPGVTLTEATRTVVPEQIMQAIVGNTALKRALQPEDLTGTAVFLASADSDLMTGQVLVVDGGMVMLG; from the coding sequence ATGCGATTGAAGGACCAGGTAGCGATCGTCACCGGGGGCGGGCAGGGGATCGGGCGCGCCTACGCGCTGCGCTTCGCGCGCGAGGGGGCCACGGTGGTGGTGGCCGACATCAACCTCGAGCACGCGCAGGCGGTGGCGGCCGAGGCGGAGGGCAGCGGCGCGCCGGGCGTCGCGATTCGCGTCGATGTCAGCGACGAGACGAGCTGCCACGCCCTGGCGACGGCGACCGTCGAGCGCTTCGGGCGCATCGACGTGCTGGTCAACAACGCCGCCATCTTCCACGGCCTCGATCGCGGTAACCAGTCGCTCGACTACTTCAACAAGATCCTGTCGGTGAACATGACCGGGGTCTGGCTGATGACCCGCGCCGTCGAGCGCACCATGAAGCACCAGCGCCGCGGCAAGATCATCAACCAGTCGTCGACCGCCGCCTACATGAGCAACGTCGGCTTCATCGACACCAGCAACCCGGACCAGCCCTCGCCGCCCTTCCATTACAGTCTGGCGAAGCTCGGTGTCAGCGGCCTGACCAAGTTCTTCGCCGGCGCCCTCGGCCCCTTCGGCATCAACGTCAATGCCATCTGTCCCGGCGTGACTCTGACCGAGGCGACCAGGACGGTCGTGCCCGAGCAGATCATGCAGGCCATCGTCGGCAACACCGCGCTCAAGCGCGCCCTGCAGCCGGAGGACCTGACCGGCACCGCGGTATTCCTCGCCTCCGCCGACAGCGACCTGATGACCGGCCAGGTGCTGGTGGTGGACGGCGGGATGGTGATGCTGGGGTGA
- a CDS encoding iron-containing redox enzyme family protein, with product MAKAAGTRGKFRNVIRSVAEERPMPVGTYLRDLDRLIAATFTARDRSTAAIGDGSAPLEYVKLLAKEYYYLGKWMTPEFPLFIANAPDTDALTLDHSEHYAHWCQNFADEVGYLRDPNHVAMKWEWCQQLGITADELERYVPLPETIGVTFTMLYYVRRSYEEGLAVFGFAGERLAARSGYAKTMYEGLKKHYGITVRNFEVHAYAEPDHGDKAEALFRKIAVTAAVQRRCREAIRNTMVTRDARSRALNRVLDEMGTRKAKRR from the coding sequence ATGGCGAAGGCAGCAGGGACCCGGGGCAAGTTCCGAAACGTCATCCGCTCGGTCGCCGAGGAGCGGCCGATGCCCGTGGGCACCTACCTCCGCGACCTCGATCGCCTGATCGCCGCGACCTTCACCGCGCGCGATCGCAGCACCGCCGCGATCGGCGACGGCAGCGCGCCGCTCGAATACGTGAAGCTGCTCGCCAAGGAGTACTACTACCTCGGGAAGTGGATGACGCCGGAGTTCCCGCTCTTCATCGCCAACGCGCCCGACACCGACGCGCTGACCCTGGACCATTCCGAACACTACGCGCACTGGTGCCAGAACTTCGCCGACGAGGTCGGCTACCTGCGCGATCCCAACCACGTCGCCATGAAGTGGGAGTGGTGCCAGCAGCTCGGCATCACCGCCGACGAGTTGGAACGCTACGTTCCGCTGCCGGAAACGATCGGCGTCACGTTCACCATGCTGTACTACGTGCGCCGCTCCTACGAGGAGGGGCTCGCCGTCTTCGGCTTCGCCGGCGAGCGCCTGGCGGCGCGCTCGGGCTATGCCAAGACGATGTACGAGGGGCTGAAAAAACACTACGGCATCACGGTGCGGAACTTCGAGGTCCACGCCTATGCCGAGCCCGACCACGGCGACAAGGCGGAGGCGCTGTTCCGCAAGATCGCCGTCACCGCCGCCGTGCAGCGCCGCTGCCGCGAGGCCATTCGCAACACGATGGTGACGCGGGACGCGCGCTCGCGCGCCCTGAACCGGGTGCTCGACGAGATGGGGACGCGGAAGGCGAAGCGCCGGTGA
- a CDS encoding CoA pyrophosphatase: protein MGLEYIRTRLAAFRPSVIDEPKVARAAVALVLAEAAPDVELLLIQRAIRDDDPWSGHMALPGGRRDPGDADAIATATRETHEEVGVDLRHGAEVIGRLDELRAVARHRPLDLVITPVVFALRHPVALRPSPREVESALWVPLSFLASAEAAATYERTLDGITSTFPAYRYGRYTIWGLTHRILQGFLELVREPGVVMG from the coding sequence ATGGGACTCGAATATATCCGGACGCGTCTGGCGGCTTTTCGACCGAGCGTCATCGACGAGCCCAAGGTCGCGCGCGCCGCCGTGGCGCTGGTGCTGGCGGAGGCCGCGCCCGATGTCGAGCTGCTGCTGATCCAACGCGCCATCCGCGACGACGACCCGTGGTCCGGGCACATGGCGCTGCCCGGCGGGCGCCGCGATCCGGGCGATGCCGATGCGATCGCCACCGCGACCCGTGAGACGCACGAGGAGGTGGGCGTCGACCTGCGCCACGGCGCCGAGGTGATCGGCCGCCTCGACGAGCTGCGCGCCGTCGCGCGTCACCGCCCGCTCGACCTGGTGATCACGCCGGTGGTCTTCGCGCTGCGGCACCCGGTCGCCCTGCGCCCGAGCCCGCGCGAGGTCGAGAGCGCGCTCTGGGTCCCGCTCTCGTTCCTCGCCTCCGCCGAGGCCGCCGCCACCTACGAGCGCACGCTCGACGGGATCACCAGCACGTTCCCCGCCTACCGCTACGGCCGCTATACGATCTGGGGTCTGACGCACCGCATCCTGCAGGGCTTCCTGGAGTTGGTGCGCGAGCCCGGCGTGGTCATGGGGTGA
- a CDS encoding TetR/AcrR family transcriptional regulator, with amino-acid sequence MSQHKPDNGGTTDRSQRRREQTARTLLDAARRVLAAKGYHGTKIVDIARAASVGVGTFYLYYPTKEALFLELVEDTVARLKTELDGVRSSVADPIEQSRVRTLTFFRFAQENRELFRIVFGHGASFHDVVRRCQEGFIRDLHEIIAAGMKAGALREGDAMIWAQAFIGMSLQVVSWWIEQENVPIEDVAASLSDLALHGMVAPGAERTPDAAIRASTAR; translated from the coding sequence ATGTCGCAACACAAGCCGGACAACGGCGGAACGACGGATCGCTCGCAGCGCCGCCGTGAGCAGACGGCACGCACCCTGCTCGACGCGGCGCGCCGCGTCCTCGCCGCCAAGGGCTATCACGGCACCAAGATCGTCGACATCGCCCGCGCGGCGTCGGTGGGCGTCGGAACGTTCTACCTCTACTACCCGACCAAGGAGGCGCTGTTCCTCGAGCTGGTCGAGGATACGGTGGCGCGGCTGAAGACCGAGCTCGACGGCGTGCGCTCGAGCGTCGCCGACCCGATCGAGCAGTCGCGGGTGCGGACGCTGACGTTCTTCCGTTTCGCGCAGGAGAACCGCGAGCTGTTCCGCATCGTGTTCGGCCACGGCGCGTCGTTCCACGACGTCGTGCGCCGTTGCCAGGAAGGCTTCATCCGCGATCTGCACGAGATCATCGCCGCCGGCATGAAAGCCGGCGCGCTGCGCGAGGGCGATGCGATGATCTGGGCCCAAGCCTTCATCGGCATGTCGCTGCAGGTCGTCTCCTGGTGGATCGAGCAGGAGAACGTCCCCATCGAGGACGTCGCCGCGTCGCTCAGCGACCTCGCGCTGCACGGCATGGTGGCGCCCGGCGCCGAGCGGACGCCCGACGCCGCTATCCGGGCGTCCACGGCGCGCTGA